The segment CTCGGAGTGGTATATCTTCATCGCGGATGGGATCGACGAACCAACTCGAAATGAAGCCGCTCACGGTTTCCAAAAATTGCTTGGCGAGACGGCATCGCCAGGCGATGTGATTCACTTTATCGCTGCTCCAAGCCAGCAGCCTGTTGCATCGCTTGTCGTCCCAGTCGGTGGGCGGAACACACGGCTACGACATTCGGATGTTCGCAGTCAACTACCGAAAATCAAGCTGCTGTTTGATGGCTCTGATGCGACCGGAAATGGCCAACTGGGCGTGCCCAGTGTGGCTTCAACGGTCAATTCTTTGCGAAGCACCCATTTTTCGCCGCGTGTCATCCTCGTGGGAGACGTGCTCTACGATGATCCGCACCAGCAAGGGTGGAAGATGAGTGGTGGCTATGTGCCGCAAGATGGATCGCTTAATAATCCTGTTTGTCCCTTTCACGCCGCTTCTGATTTCCCGAAGAACACGACAATTGCCTGGCTCTCGCCAAGCGAATCCTGGGGCGAAGGAGAGAGGCATCGCTCTGCCGTTAAACGCTTCTATCAACTCTTTGCTCAGGCGAAGGGTGCGCAACTCTCACGGATCACGGCAGGTGGAGATGTCGCGTTCAAGGCGTACGAGCATTCAATCACAAAGCTCGTTGCCAAAGATGATGGCAACCAGATGGAATTCGTCGGCCAAAAGACCGCCAGAACGGTACGAGTCCCTCACCAAGATCTTGTCAAAGTCAAAGTCGATTCAAGTGTCGTTGCCGCGCCAGACGAACCTGAGATCGCTCCTCCGGGACCAGAGCTTCCTCCCGCGATGGAAGAACATCTGAGAGAAGTGGAAGGCGATTTAGAAACGATTACCGTAGCAATCGATTGGTTCTCAGAAGACCCCCATTGTGACATGGATGTCTACGGCATCACGCGAGGTCATGACGAGGAAATCAGTTTCAGAAATATGCGAACCGAATACGGAAACATAAAGAAAGATGTTCGCACCCCCTCGTGGATTCAAGACGACATGGCTCACATGCTTCACTGGGAGGTGTTGACCGTTAAGAACGATCGCCTATCGGACTTATCGGTTTACCTGAACTGTTATCAAGGGACCAAGCCAGCCACGGTTCGGGTTGTTTGTATCTGGAAAGGCATTCGCCGCCAGAAAATCTACCGAATCGAAGGACCTGGCGATGGAGCGAAAGATATCGACAAGCGTGACCTGAGCCCGGCCTGGAAAAAGGTTGTCTGGGATAAAAGCTGGGAGCGGATCTAGGAAACCGTTCTCAGCACGTGGTTAATCGGACGTATGGTCTAAATCGATATCTGATTGGGAAACCCTTCATCATGAAAAGTCTCCTTAGGCATTACGGTTTCCGGCGGATTGCGGCCCACCTCATTGGGTTGGTGGTGGGCTGCGGAAGCTTTGTGCTACTTGAGTACCTGCCATCTGATGACCGGTGGTGGACCCATCCCGAAATGATAGTTGTGGACGGTCTTCAGGATGGAATGATGAGGGTGGTCCTTGTCGCTTGGCTCTACATCTTCGTACGGCCATGGATGGCTAAGCGAGGATGGTTCGGGCAAACCGTAAATCTCGTCGTGCTTGTGGCTTTGCCGTATTTCATATGGGGACTTATCGAATGTGCCCACGCGGCAATGATTGCCGTCGAATTATCTTGGAGTTCCTTGGAAGCTGTTGCCATCGAGCTTCTCCAAAAACTTGCTGTTCCGATGGTCGTGATTTGGATACCACAGATCTGGCTAGAAATATGTGAGCAACTCAAGGCCACGCCCTTCTTGCGGAGATGGTTTCAAGCACATCGCGGCCATATCGCCTCTTGGATTCTTGCCGTACATTTCCGACAGTTTATTCGCCCTCTTCCCTCGAATCCGGATGCTTATGCCGGTCAATTGGGAAAAGGGATATTTGTTGGGCGAACACTGTTCGAAGATGACGGTATCGGAGGACAAGAGGTATTCATTTACGACAACGCGCATTCTGTGGTTTGTGCCGCCACAGGGGGAGGAAAGCATATTACCCATGAAGCCCATCTTGCCAGCTTGCACCAAGGGAGTGGCATTTTTATCTCGCCGAAGCCATCTCTTGCCGATTTGACTCTAGGGCGTCGAGTCGATCCACGTATCTTCTTGGAAGGGCGTTTCGCGGAACACGAACGTGGCATCAACCCTGCGGGAATCAGTCAATGTCGTTATCACATCCCCAACAGTCGAGCCTTCGTTCTTGGCAGTAATCAATCGGTCTATCCCGCCTGTCGTTATGGCTTTCTGAATGATATCGATTTCACCAAGGATAGTGCTTGGTCCAGGCTAATGGCCTTGGCTCGTGGAAGTTTTCCAGACCGTCCCAAGAACTGTTCAACCGATCCATGGTTCGTACTCACGGCGAGAACTCTCTTTGCGTCGGTATGTGGCTACGTTTGCCTGACTGATCCCAATCCAGCACACCGAACTTTGCCCTGGATTGCGGAGCGTACATTAGGGATTGATCCCAAGACCGGGATTGCCAGCCCCAAGTATTTTGAATCGCTCCTGAAGCAGATCCTTCAGTGCAATGGTATGAATGGTCTTCTGCAAACGGGGGCCAGTAATATCTACAACTTGGGCGAAAAGGCTTTTGGCTCGATCTTTTCCGAAACTGCGAATGGTCTTTCATGGATGCTCGACAGCACCTGGCGAAAGCAACTTTCGGGAAGTGATTTTAGCTTTCATTGGGTAGGTGAGGAGGAGTCGCCAGTCACGGTCTATATCATTCC is part of the Blastopirellula marina genome and harbors:
- a CDS encoding type IV secretory system conjugative DNA transfer family protein, coding for MKSLLRHYGFRRIAAHLIGLVVGCGSFVLLEYLPSDDRWWTHPEMIVVDGLQDGMMRVVLVAWLYIFVRPWMAKRGWFGQTVNLVVLVALPYFIWGLIECAHAAMIAVELSWSSLEAVAIELLQKLAVPMVVIWIPQIWLEICEQLKATPFLRRWFQAHRGHIASWILAVHFRQFIRPLPSNPDAYAGQLGKGIFVGRTLFEDDGIGGQEVFIYDNAHSVVCAATGGGKHITHEAHLASLHQGSGIFISPKPSLADLTLGRRVDPRIFLEGRFAEHERGINPAGISQCRYHIPNSRAFVLGSNQSVYPACRYGFLNDIDFTKDSAWSRLMALARGSFPDRPKNCSTDPWFVLTARTLFASVCGYVCLTDPNPAHRTLPWIAERTLGIDPKTGIASPKYFESLLKQILQCNGMNGLLQTGASNIYNLGEKAFGSIFSETANGLSWMLDSTWRKQLSGSDFSFHWVGEEESPVTVYIIPRQGRAAFQEDIPWLRTISEMSLEILANKEPVPKTPTLFVGDEYRQWGEDISAVKYGFVILRSSNVKLVLYVQSHSQLIEMFGEHGAAEIESSSTMTYFAVNDILTAERISRRLGKHSFDNGRGGIQATDVLTPAEVSNQLRLTSPLAFTFPAGAAPMRLERVAFKPLRLNDGGRYNALPLDGHFDDGLTRESFYGTIS